A single Paenibacillus sp. FSL R5-0517 DNA region contains:
- a CDS encoding Dps family protein, whose protein sequence is MATKNKTDQAKSVEQVLNRQVANLNVLYVKIHNYHWYVKGPNFFTLHVKFEEFYNEVTVQMDEIAERILTLKGSPAATMKEYLELSSIQEAAGGEDANTMVQNLIEDFATLSNEYQEGIEVAEAAEDQPTSDMLTGFKADLEKHMWMLRSFLG, encoded by the coding sequence CAAGTACTTAATCGTCAGGTAGCCAACCTGAACGTATTGTATGTCAAAATTCATAACTATCACTGGTACGTTAAAGGACCTAACTTCTTCACATTGCATGTGAAATTCGAAGAGTTCTACAACGAAGTTACCGTGCAAATGGATGAAATTGCAGAGCGTATTCTTACGCTCAAAGGTAGCCCGGCGGCTACAATGAAAGAGTATCTGGAGCTTTCCTCTATCCAGGAGGCAGCTGGTGGCGAAGATGCGAATACAATGGTGCAAAACCTGATTGAGGACTTTGCTACACTTTCGAACGAATATCAGGAAGGTATTGAAGTTGCAGAAGCAGCTGAAGATCAACCGACATCCGATATGCTGACAGGCTTCAAGGCTGACCTTGAGAAACACATGTGGATGCTTCGCTCTTTCCTGGGTTAA